The Bacteroidota bacterium genome window below encodes:
- a CDS encoding T9SS type A sorting domain-containing protein, translating to MTSGIAQVWEPRLEVYPNPAVERALVRLDNHFGDWTMLVHDNQGRLLKVLTGSGEQAVVLEQGEWGAGMYFVTVTEATGQSATQKLIFR from the coding sequence GTGACCTCCGGCATCGCACAAGTTTGGGAACCTCGTTTGGAAGTTTATCCGAATCCAGCGGTGGAACGTGCTTTGGTACGTTTGGACAACCATTTTGGCGACTGGACCATGTTGGTACATGACAACCAAGGCCGATTGCTGAAGGTCCTCACGGGCAGCGGTGAGCAGGCGGTGGTGCTGGAGCAAGGCGAATGGGGAGCAGGGATGTATTTTGTGACGGTGACAGAGGCTACGGGCCAAAGTGCCACCCAGAAATTGATTTTCAGATGA
- a CDS encoding MHS family MFS transporter, with protein sequence MAKAINPESTRGIWAVIWASSVGTLIEWYDFYIFGSLAPIIATQFFPKTDPTAALLSTLATFAAGFIVRPFGALVFGRLGDLVGRKYTFLLTLLIMGGSTFCIGLIPSYEKIGFAAPIIVLVLRLLQGLALGGEYGGAATYVAEHAPAHRRGFFTSWIQTTATLGLFLSLGIILATRNLLDSDSATSIAKFNDWGWRIPFLVSILLVAVSIVIRLKMKESPLFSKLKSEGNVSKNPLKESFGHKTNLKMVLLALFGATMGQGVVWYTGQFYAQSYLENVLKVDFEQSRTILIWAIVFATPFFVLFGAWSDKVGRKWIMMAGMALAIVCYRPLFGMMKFFVETNHKMLVVLENPTVTFTPIEGSENQIRRSVYKNGTAESILITTSVTDTLYADPAKSTAKPETKVSKLLNTADYWKLVGIVFLLILFVTMVYGPIAAFLVELFPTKIRYTSMSLPYHIGNGVFGGLTPFIATMFTTIYPGDPLVGLWYPIVIAAVCLVIGTVYISNRIDPNVQD encoded by the coding sequence ATGGCAAAAGCTATCAACCCTGAATCAACCCGCGGAATTTGGGCTGTCATCTGGGCTTCCTCGGTGGGCACGCTCATCGAATGGTATGACTTCTACATTTTTGGAAGCCTAGCGCCTATCATTGCTACGCAGTTTTTTCCGAAAACCGATCCCACTGCGGCCCTGCTGAGCACGCTTGCCACGTTTGCAGCAGGGTTCATCGTGCGTCCGTTTGGGGCATTGGTTTTTGGGAGATTGGGCGACTTGGTGGGACGGAAATACACCTTTTTGCTCACGCTGCTCATCATGGGCGGATCGACCTTTTGCATCGGACTAATCCCGAGTTATGAAAAAATTGGATTCGCAGCGCCGATTATCGTCTTGGTTTTGAGGCTTTTGCAGGGGTTGGCTTTGGGTGGCGAATATGGCGGTGCTGCGACGTATGTAGCCGAACACGCACCTGCGCACCGCAGGGGATTTTTCACTTCGTGGATCCAAACGACAGCCACGTTGGGGCTGTTCCTTTCGCTGGGGATCATCCTGGCTACGCGCAACTTGCTGGACAGCGATTCGGCGACTTCCATTGCAAAATTCAACGACTGGGGCTGGCGGATTCCCTTTTTGGTGTCGATTCTGCTCGTTGCCGTTTCAATTGTCATTCGCCTGAAAATGAAGGAATCGCCTTTGTTTTCCAAGCTCAAAAGCGAAGGCAATGTTTCCAAAAATCCGCTAAAGGAGAGCTTTGGGCACAAGACGAATCTCAAAATGGTCCTGCTTGCCCTGTTTGGGGCGACGATGGGCCAAGGTGTGGTTTGGTACACCGGCCAATTTTATGCGCAATCCTATCTGGAAAACGTGCTGAAGGTCGATTTTGAGCAATCCCGCACGATTTTGATCTGGGCAATTGTCTTTGCGACGCCGTTTTTTGTGCTATTCGGGGCTTGGAGCGACAAGGTTGGACGGAAGTGGATCATGATGGCGGGAATGGCACTGGCGATTGTCTGCTATCGGCCATTGTTTGGAATGATGAAATTCTTTGTCGAAACCAACCACAAGATGTTGGTGGTGCTCGAAAATCCGACCGTCACATTTACTCCCATCGAAGGTTCCGAAAACCAGATTCGAAGAAGCGTCTACAAAAATGGAACTGCCGAATCCATTCTGATTACGACCTCGGTGACGGATACACTCTATGCCGACCCCGCCAAATCGACGGCAAAGCCGGAAACCAAAGTCTCCAAATTGCTAAACACCGCCGACTACTGGAAACTGGTTGGCATCGTTTTCCTGCTAATCCTCTTCGTCACGATGGTCTACGGCCCGATCGCCGCGTTCCTCGTCGAATTGTTCCCGACCAAGATTCGGTACACATCCATGTCCCTCCCCTATCACATCGGCAATGGCGTTTTTGGGGGATTGACGCCGTTTATTGCGACCATGTTTACCACGATTTATCCAGGCGATCCCCTCGTTGGTCTTTGGTACCCGATTGTGATTGCCGCTGTTTGCCTCGTGATTGGCACCGTTTACATTTCGAATCGCATTGACCCCAACGTCCAAGATTGA
- a CDS encoding CotH kinase family protein yields MRRHIFSERPLGRILAWALWIFPMGLFAQTTFYNTGQIQRIEIQFSQPNWDYRMDTAKAGAETYLMADWVKINGIRYDSAGVKYKGNSSYDSTLIKNPLNIGLDEFKNQAHEGFTTIKLGNCYADPSMIREVMAYDILSNYMHAPQANFAQVYVNGNYWGLYSNAENINKEFCSTHFYSSSGTFFKCNPIGIPGPTTKSNLKTIVGVDSTGYFPRYELKSTTGWNELVDLCNVVTNTPAALPASMDMDRVIWMLAFNNLLVNLDSYSGVFAQNYYLYKDQNDRFNPIVWDLNMSFGGFPFLGGGATGMGSLTVSDMEQLALDAHSTDPYWPLINAVMSNARSKRKYVAHLRTIADEMFTSGQFAVNASNFQTLIDTAVSSDANKFYSYTQFQNGLTASAPNGAYTIPGIGSLMTARLSYLQGTPEFGYVPPVITSPLATPAFPAFNDTVIITAQVSGADSVFLGYRNDQALKFASITMLDDGLHGDGAANDGVFAAEILQNSGVTQYYIYAENATAGAFSPARAEHEFHSVQTALNFPSPGDLVINEFLAVNQTGQMDETGQFEDWIELFNNTQSALSLTGLYLTDDVLNPTKCALPSGTTIAPQGLLVIWADQDASSLGVIHCNFKLSSLGESIKLSNGSNITFDSLTFGPQTADVSLGRCPDGTGAFSAQPAPSFNALNCGVQTQEFQYLNPYFVLSPNPSSERVQILCEQRFVGNLEVFDHLGRPILTSKWTGNTELNINSWSTGIYFIRLGLSTKKLVVAH; encoded by the coding sequence ATGAGAAGACACATATTTTCGGAACGGCCATTGGGTCGGATTTTGGCTTGGGCCCTTTGGATTTTTCCAATGGGCCTTTTTGCCCAAACGACCTTTTACAATACAGGGCAGATCCAAAGGATTGAAATTCAGTTTAGTCAGCCCAATTGGGACTATCGGATGGACACCGCCAAGGCGGGCGCCGAAACCTATCTCATGGCTGACTGGGTCAAAATCAACGGCATCCGCTATGACAGCGCGGGCGTCAAGTACAAGGGCAACAGCTCCTACGACTCGACGCTGATCAAAAATCCGCTGAACATCGGCCTCGACGAATTCAAAAACCAAGCCCACGAGGGCTTTACGACGATCAAGTTGGGAAACTGCTATGCAGACCCCTCGATGATCCGCGAGGTGATGGCCTATGACATCCTCAGCAATTATATGCATGCCCCGCAGGCAAATTTTGCGCAGGTTTATGTCAATGGCAACTATTGGGGACTCTATTCGAATGCAGAAAACATCAACAAAGAGTTTTGCAGCACGCATTTCTATTCCTCATCGGGCACTTTTTTCAAATGCAATCCGATCGGGATTCCCGGTCCAACGACGAAAAGCAATTTGAAAACCATCGTCGGGGTCGACAGCACTGGCTATTTTCCCCGCTATGAACTCAAATCGACCACGGGCTGGAATGAACTCGTGGATTTGTGCAATGTCGTGACGAATACGCCCGCGGCATTGCCCGCCTCGATGGACATGGATCGCGTCATTTGGATGCTGGCATTCAACAACTTGCTCGTGAATCTGGACAGTTATTCAGGAGTATTTGCACAGAATTATTATCTCTACAAAGATCAGAATGACCGCTTTAATCCGATTGTCTGGGATTTGAACATGTCGTTTGGCGGATTCCCCTTTTTGGGTGGCGGCGCGACGGGAATGGGCAGCTTGACGGTTTCGGATATGGAGCAATTGGCGTTGGATGCCCATTCGACGGATCCGTATTGGCCGCTGATCAATGCTGTGATGAGCAATGCGCGTTCCAAAAGAAAGTACGTCGCGCACCTGCGCACCATCGCCGACGAAATGTTTACGAGCGGGCAATTCGCCGTGAATGCATCGAATTTTCAAACGCTGATCGACACGGCCGTTTCCAGCGATGCCAACAAGTTCTATTCCTACACCCAATTTCAGAATGGCCTGACAGCAAGCGCCCCCAACGGCGCCTACACCATCCCGGGAATCGGCAGCTTGATGACCGCGCGCCTGAGCTATTTGCAAGGCACACCCGAATTTGGCTATGTTCCGCCGGTAATCACTTCGCCCCTTGCGACGCCCGCATTTCCAGCATTCAATGACACGGTCATCATCACCGCCCAAGTCAGCGGCGCGGATTCCGTCTTTTTGGGCTACCGCAACGATCAAGCGTTGAAATTTGCGTCGATCACGATGCTGGACGACGGCCTTCATGGCGATGGCGCCGCCAACGACGGGGTCTTTGCAGCCGAAATCCTTCAAAACAGCGGCGTGACGCAATACTATATCTATGCTGAAAATGCCACTGCAGGCGCGTTTTCTCCGGCACGTGCCGAGCATGAATTCCATTCGGTACAGACGGCTTTGAACTTCCCCTCTCCCGGCGACTTGGTCATCAACGAATTTCTGGCTGTGAACCAAACCGGCCAAATGGATGAAACGGGGCAATTTGAGGACTGGATCGAGCTTTTCAACAATACACAAAGTGCTCTGTCCTTGACCGGCCTTTACCTGACCGACGATGTCCTGAATCCTACCAAATGCGCGCTTCCTTCGGGGACAACCATTGCACCGCAGGGCCTTTTGGTCATCTGGGCAGATCAGGACGCTTCATCACTTGGCGTCATCCACTGCAATTTCAAGTTGTCCAGTTTGGGCGAATCCATCAAACTCAGCAATGGCAGCAACATCACGTTTGACAGCCTGACTTTCGGCCCTCAAACCGCGGATGTCTCCCTAGGACGTTGTCCTGACGGGACCGGTGCATTTTCCGCACAACCTGCGCCGAGTTTCAACGCGTTGAATTGCGGCGTGCAAACCCAGGAATTTCAATACCTCAACCCCTATTTCGTCCTTTCTCCGAATCCAAGTAGCGAGCGGGTGCAAATCCTTTGTGAACAACGATTTGTAGGAAATCTCGAGGTCTTTGATCACCTGGGAAGGCCGATATTGACCTCAAAATGGACAGGAAACACTGAATTGAACATAAATTCATGGTCCACTGGAATATATTTTATTAGATTGGGCTTGAGTACGAAAAAGTTGGTCGTCGCTCACTAG
- a CDS encoding metallophosphoesterase produces MGYRLFCLFGLLALGCLPVQAQQITRGPYLQNATEDAISILWRTDTLCTSRIRYGASPGNLNLTIVDTTRTYNHRVRITGLDPYSRYYYAAGIDTLDLEGDDSSHHFHTNPVRGTAQPIKIWALGDFGRGNAQENWVRDGYVRLAKADRPADVWLWLGDNAYDTGTDSEYTLKVFDVFDSLFDSQIFWPTPGNHDYGSVNQNGLPPTHTGPYYSIVEVPTNGEAGGIASGGEMYYSFDYGNIHFVSLNSELGPWIQGVNTPLTQWLEADLQATNQPWKIVYFHQPPHSKGSHNSDNFWETTMFGMRTNIMPIVERHGVDLVLSGHSHVYERSKLMNGFYDWSFLYAPIFEVDGGSGNETLGEEYHKALSGTNANKGTVYVVAGNGASSYAWGALNHPMMVAGWGCDTCVGSLIIDVHNDTLRGKFYSSAGVVKDQFSIFKDLTVGSLPADVPENGLKIWPNPFSERLEFEIETKRSAHLSVMVSDLEGREVWTDELGKFAPGRHSLVLANLPADLPSGNYILQISDGIETWSHRIVKQSH; encoded by the coding sequence ATGGGATATCGACTTTTTTGTTTATTCGGCTTGCTGGCCCTTGGTTGCCTACCGGTGCAGGCGCAACAAATCACGCGCGGCCCCTATCTCCAAAACGCCACTGAAGACGCGATTTCGATACTTTGGCGAACCGATACGCTCTGTACAAGCCGCATTCGGTACGGTGCGAGTCCAGGCAATCTGAACCTAACCATCGTCGATACCACGCGCACCTACAACCATCGTGTGCGGATCACCGGACTCGATCCGTATTCCAGGTATTACTATGCGGCTGGCATCGACACTTTAGATTTGGAAGGCGATGACAGTTCGCACCATTTCCATACCAACCCCGTTCGCGGGACGGCGCAACCGATCAAAATTTGGGCTTTGGGCGACTTTGGCAGGGGAAATGCCCAAGAAAACTGGGTGCGAGATGGCTACGTTCGCCTCGCAAAGGCCGACCGTCCGGCAGACGTTTGGCTTTGGCTGGGTGACAATGCTTATGACACGGGTACCGATTCAGAATACACCCTCAAGGTTTTTGATGTATTCGACAGCCTGTTCGACAGTCAAATATTCTGGCCCACGCCCGGCAATCACGACTATGGTTCGGTGAATCAAAATGGCCTTCCTCCGACCCATACCGGCCCTTATTACAGCATTGTCGAGGTTCCGACCAATGGCGAGGCGGGCGGAATTGCCTCCGGCGGAGAGATGTATTATTCATTTGACTACGGCAACATTCATTTCGTTTCCCTCAACAGCGAATTGGGTCCTTGGATTCAAGGTGTGAATACGCCACTCACGCAATGGCTTGAGGCTGACTTGCAAGCGACAAATCAGCCGTGGAAAATCGTGTATTTCCATCAACCCCCGCATTCGAAAGGTTCACACAACTCCGACAATTTTTGGGAAACCACCATGTTTGGCATGCGCACCAACATCATGCCGATCGTCGAACGCCATGGGGTTGACCTCGTTCTGAGCGGCCATAGCCATGTGTATGAGCGCAGCAAGTTGATGAATGGATTTTACGACTGGTCATTTCTGTATGCGCCGATCTTTGAAGTTGATGGCGGAAGCGGCAACGAGACCTTGGGCGAGGAATACCACAAGGCACTCAGCGGTACAAACGCCAACAAAGGAACGGTCTATGTCGTTGCCGGCAATGGGGCAAGTTCGTATGCCTGGGGAGCTTTGAATCACCCGATGATGGTGGCCGGTTGGGGCTGCGACACCTGCGTCGGTTCGCTGATCATCGACGTCCACAACGATACCCTGCGTGGAAAATTCTACAGTTCGGCCGGAGTGGTCAAAGACCAATTCAGTATTTTCAAGGACTTGACCGTTGGATCCCTGCCTGCCGACGTACCTGAAAACGGACTCAAAATCTGGCCAAATCCATTTTCTGAACGCCTGGAGTTTGAAATTGAAACCAAACGCAGCGCACATCTCAGTGTGATGGTCAGCGATTTGGAGGGACGAGAAGTTTGGACGGACGAATTGGGCAAATTTGCGCCTGGCAGGCATTCCCTTGTATTGGCGAACCTGCCTGCGGACTTGCCATCCGGCAATTACATCCTGCAAATCAGCGACGGAATCGAGACTTGGTCCCATCGAATTGTGAAACAAAGCCATTAA
- a CDS encoding M15 family metallopeptidase: protein MAKRKLPIPAETLNKEETLPQRLIAAYPDHLDRFENNFIVWKDGTKMIWDDGKAGKTFQELEENADLEDMFAFEYPKGAAIFKENFDPGRIRNEAFFRKMYGESAAMAGKQLIGVDWFGSKINVTKVNGVDKALGRVAEELKALPDLRKYLETPGGGHYWRVIAGTTRLSAHSFGIAVDINTAYTDYWRWGSEFKAGKPLVYRNRIPLQIVEIFERAGFIWGGKWYHYDTMHFEYRPELL, encoded by the coding sequence ATGGCGAAAAGGAAACTCCCCATCCCGGCGGAAACCCTCAATAAGGAGGAAACCCTTCCTCAAAGGCTCATCGCAGCCTATCCTGACCATTTGGATCGCTTCGAAAACAACTTCATCGTTTGGAAAGACGGCACGAAAATGATCTGGGACGACGGAAAAGCAGGCAAGACCTTTCAGGAATTGGAGGAGAATGCAGATTTGGAGGACATGTTTGCCTTCGAATACCCCAAAGGAGCTGCCATTTTCAAGGAAAATTTCGATCCCGGCCGCATCCGAAACGAGGCGTTTTTCAGGAAAATGTATGGCGAGTCAGCCGCGATGGCCGGCAAGCAGCTGATCGGCGTCGATTGGTTTGGCTCGAAGATCAACGTCACGAAGGTCAACGGCGTCGACAAGGCTTTGGGGCGGGTTGCCGAGGAGCTGAAGGCTCTTCCCGACTTGCGGAAATACCTTGAAACGCCGGGTGGCGGGCATTATTGGCGGGTCATCGCGGGTACGACACGCCTGAGTGCGCATAGTTTTGGGATTGCCGTAGACATCAACACCGCCTACACGGACTATTGGCGATGGGGCAGCGAATTCAAAGCCGGCAAACCCTTGGTCTACCGCAACCGCATTCCGTTGCAGATCGTGGAAATTTTTGAAAGGGCGGGATTCATTTGGGGAGGCAAATGGTACCACTACGATACCATGCATTTCGAGTATCGGCCGGAGCTGCTATGA
- a CDS encoding polyphosphate polymerase domain-containing protein: protein MPTSLHQRPKFLHEPASVAAFEPVSLAGLDKVKLMNRVDSKYVFHRKHLDEILTEVAPHYAVLEIAEKRLFDYASLYFDTPDYELYRHHHMGKPNRVKLRYREYIDTGDVFFEVKKKIKGMRTDKYRVREEAIINGFTAKGEGLMERLKVNALGMEGKVWIYYQRITLAAHASEERVTIDLNMRFKDQNGEIGFEDLVIAEVKQARLSRHSPIVVALHGRRIQDFRVSKYSLAVAMLVPGIKTHAFKSKIIRLNKILKS, encoded by the coding sequence ATGCCCACAAGCCTTCATCAGCGTCCCAAATTTTTGCATGAACCTGCAAGTGTGGCGGCATTTGAGCCGGTGTCCCTTGCCGGGCTCGACAAGGTCAAGCTGATGAACCGCGTTGATTCCAAGTATGTATTTCACCGGAAACACCTCGACGAAATTCTGACCGAGGTCGCCCCGCATTATGCCGTTTTGGAAATTGCTGAAAAGCGGCTTTTTGACTACGCTTCGCTCTATTTTGATACGCCGGATTACGAACTCTACCGGCATCACCATATGGGCAAGCCCAATCGCGTGAAGTTGCGCTACCGGGAATACATCGACACCGGGGATGTCTTTTTTGAGGTCAAAAAGAAGATCAAAGGCATGCGCACCGACAAGTACCGCGTGCGCGAAGAGGCAATTATCAACGGCTTTACAGCGAAGGGCGAGGGTTTGATGGAACGCCTGAAGGTGAATGCGCTGGGGATGGAGGGCAAAGTTTGGATCTATTACCAACGCATTACATTGGCAGCGCACGCCTCCGAGGAGCGCGTGACGATCGACCTCAACATGCGTTTCAAAGATCAGAATGGCGAAATCGGGTTTGAGGATTTGGTCATTGCAGAGGTAAAACAAGCGCGGCTTTCCCGGCATAGCCCGATCGTCGTGGCGCTGCATGGGCGACGCATTCAGGACTTTAGGGTCAGCAAATACTCCTTGGCAGTAGCGATGCTCGTGCCCGGGATCAAAACACATGCTTTTAAAAGCAAGATTATTCGTCTGAACAAAATATTGAAATCGTAG
- a CDS encoding alpha/beta fold hydrolase: protein MFTESIFIPFAEGELLHVKRFYVDANAPALLLIPGSIENGHIFYSKSGKGFAPWMAERGFDVFVADLRGRGQSTPKISRESKFGQAEALSDEYPAYFAKIKEIKGTNKVFVATHSWAGVNVLAFLARHEMDLEVPAAVFFGAKRHISVRPFPRYWLMISLAWNLLAKRSIRKHGFLHALHYRMGSDSISARDHAETDAWVRAGQEWKHWHDGFDYREAFRKMKLPPILYLAGKKDHVLGHPKDVALLAEETGAHQNKKVLVLSKANGYLHDYGHIDMLTHPDAPRDHFPAVLQWFKQHGALE from the coding sequence ATGTTCACCGAGTCGATTTTTATTCCGTTTGCTGAAGGCGAGTTGCTGCATGTGAAGCGGTTTTATGTGGATGCAAACGCTCCCGCGTTGTTGCTGATCCCCGGTTCCATTGAGAATGGGCATATTTTCTATTCGAAGTCAGGAAAGGGATTTGCGCCTTGGATGGCCGAGCGTGGGTTTGATGTATTTGTAGCCGACCTGCGCGGTCGCGGGCAAAGCACGCCCAAAATCAGCCGGGAATCCAAATTTGGGCAAGCGGAGGCATTGAGCGACGAATACCCCGCCTATTTCGCCAAAATCAAGGAGATCAAGGGGACCAATAAGGTTTTTGTGGCGACACATTCGTGGGCCGGAGTGAATGTACTTGCCTTTTTGGCGCGCCACGAAATGGATTTGGAAGTGCCCGCGGCCGTATTTTTCGGTGCGAAACGGCATATCTCCGTTCGGCCATTTCCACGTTACTGGCTGATGATCAGCTTGGCATGGAATCTTCTGGCAAAACGTTCGATCCGAAAACACGGCTTCCTACACGCGCTGCATTACCGCATGGGCAGTGACAGCATCAGCGCGCGCGACCACGCCGAGACGGATGCGTGGGTGCGTGCAGGGCAGGAATGGAAGCATTGGCATGACGGTTTTGATTACCGGGAGGCCTTTCGCAAAATGAAATTGCCGCCGATTCTCTACCTAGCCGGCAAAAAGGACCATGTTCTGGGGCATCCCAAGGATGTCGCCTTGCTCGCGGAAGAAACCGGCGCGCATCAAAACAAAAAGGTACTGGTACTGAGCAAAGCCAACGGATACCTTCACGATTACGGCCATATCGACATGCTCACCCATCCTGATGCGCCACGCGACCATTTTCCGGCTGTTCTCCAATGGTTCAAACAGCACGGAGCTCTCGAATAA
- a CDS encoding aryl-sulfate sulfotransferase translates to MKKILFSLILLACLGTFDAAFAQQWPGYILYSVSNSNSAYLCDTNGTTYHTWTFTSAGTGYATYMEPGGTIVRTVKVNNSAYQGGGLTGRCQKVDYNGTVTWDWTHSASTYMLHHDHHVMPNGNVLFIAYENKTPQEVSAAGCNSSITVQSEKIIEVQPTGATTGTIVWEWHLWDHLVQNVDPNKANYQTSISEHPELMNINYSIQKDWIHMNGLDYNEATDQIVFSSHNMSEIYVIDHSTTSAEAATHAGGNSGKGGDFLYRWGNPQVYQAGTANDKILKVCHDAHWIPAGTPNAGNLVAFNNDGISQQQSCIDQITPPANGYLFDLNPGPAYSPSTYTARQACNGRSSNMSNSVQFPNGNMQICMATLGTIYEVNSAGTVLWTKQIQGGFVPQAQRYSLCYINGNAEPTAVVAASQDSVCPNTAVDLLLTPGGGSNYTYNWASSPAGFSSTSQNPTVTPSATTTYFVTVTSGGCTTTNSIQVVVTSAPTPTITQNVDTLCASSATTYQWFLNGSPISGATAQCYVPTQSGDYTVQTTDAIGCSSAVSALVTVNLVAVSNAFAQGWSFYPNPSKGTLYIVAPQGAEFVASVADACGKRVAFAVNARTLDLTTLKSGLYFVSIYQGEQLLVTQKIALTH, encoded by the coding sequence ATGAAGAAGATACTTTTTAGTCTGATTTTGCTGGCTTGCCTTGGTACGTTTGATGCCGCATTTGCGCAACAATGGCCGGGGTACATCCTCTACAGTGTGAGCAACAGCAACAGTGCCTATCTCTGCGACACCAACGGTACAACCTACCATACGTGGACCTTCACGAGCGCCGGCACAGGCTACGCGACGTACATGGAGCCCGGCGGCACGATCGTGCGTACGGTGAAAGTCAACAATTCGGCTTACCAAGGAGGTGGACTCACCGGTCGCTGCCAAAAGGTCGATTACAACGGGACGGTTACTTGGGACTGGACGCATTCGGCGAGTACCTACATGCTTCACCATGACCACCATGTGATGCCCAATGGCAATGTTTTGTTCATCGCCTATGAAAACAAAACCCCGCAAGAAGTCAGTGCCGCCGGTTGCAATTCAAGCATCACGGTCCAATCTGAGAAAATCATCGAGGTCCAACCCACCGGTGCCACCACCGGCACAATTGTCTGGGAATGGCATCTTTGGGATCACTTGGTACAAAATGTGGATCCCAACAAAGCCAATTACCAAACCTCGATCTCGGAGCATCCTGAGTTGATGAACATCAATTATAGCATCCAAAAGGACTGGATCCACATGAATGGCCTCGATTACAATGAGGCGACCGATCAGATTGTCTTCAGTTCCCACAACATGAGCGAGATTTACGTGATCGACCATAGCACGACGAGCGCCGAAGCGGCTACGCATGCAGGTGGCAATTCGGGTAAGGGCGGTGACTTCCTGTATCGCTGGGGAAATCCGCAAGTGTATCAAGCCGGCACGGCCAACGACAAAATCCTCAAAGTCTGCCACGACGCCCACTGGATTCCGGCCGGGACACCCAATGCTGGCAACCTCGTGGCATTCAACAACGACGGCATTTCGCAACAACAGAGCTGCATCGATCAAATCACCCCACCTGCCAACGGGTATCTGTTTGACCTCAATCCCGGGCCTGCCTACAGCCCGAGCACCTATACGGCGCGCCAAGCCTGCAATGGTCGCTCGAGCAACATGAGCAACTCCGTGCAATTCCCGAATGGGAACATGCAGATTTGCATGGCGACCTTGGGCACGATTTATGAAGTCAATTCGGCAGGGACGGTCCTTTGGACCAAACAAATCCAAGGCGGATTTGTGCCGCAGGCGCAGCGTTATTCGCTCTGTTACATCAACGGAAATGCCGAACCGACAGCAGTCGTGGCGGCTTCGCAAGACTCGGTTTGCCCCAATACCGCGGTGGATCTGCTCCTCACGCCTGGCGGGGGAAGCAATTATACTTACAACTGGGCGAGCAGTCCTGCAGGATTTAGCTCCACAAGCCAGAATCCGACGGTTACCCCAAGTGCCACGACCACCTATTTCGTAACCGTGACCAGCGGCGGATGTACGACGACGAATTCGATCCAAGTCGTCGTGACCTCGGCACCAACGCCGACCATCACCCAAAATGTCGACACGCTTTGCGCCTCTTCTGCAACTACCTACCAATGGTTTCTGAACGGAAGCCCAATTTCCGGAGCAACCGCACAATGTTATGTCCCCACCCAAAGTGGTGACTACACGGTCCAAACGACCGATGCCATCGGCTGTAGTTCAGCAGTTTCGGCCCTGGTCACCGTGAACCTGGTCGCGGTTTCCAATGCGTTTGCCCAAGGTTGGAGCTTCTACCCCAATCCAAGCAAAGGAACACTTTACATCGTCGCCCCGCAGGGAGCTGAATTTGTCGCCTCCGTGGCCGATGCCTGTGGCAAACGCGTGGCCTTCGCAGTCAATGCGCGGACGCTGGACCTCACGACCTTGAAGTCGGGCTTGTATTTCGTCTCGATTTACCAAGGTGAGCAGCTGCTTGTCACGCAAAAAATTGCATTAACCCATTGA